One segment of Triticum aestivum cultivar Chinese Spring chromosome 2A, IWGSC CS RefSeq v2.1, whole genome shotgun sequence DNA contains the following:
- the LOC123191543 gene encoding benzyl alcohol O-benzoyltransferase-like codes for MHRHSLKHLKFLSQKMSVARTLTTLSVRRGERELVAPARPTPYEFKVLSDIDDQEVLRFYRSGAFFYRGDASKSGIDPAKAIKSAISEALVHYYPLAGRFRELQPTRKLVVECTGEGVVFVEADANVRMEDFGDSVAPPVPCYDELLPEQESATAVVVDRPLLFAQVTRLTCGGFVFGFQICHCIADGPGIVQFLTALTEFTRGVPGAPTLCRRPLGEALRLLLEAKARAEQEGYVQSVAGFNAAHRRPAFPKARTYLISDMTQGGMMAVDFGWGTPVYGGPATIILATFHLEGRNEAGEAGVNVPTRLPVLALERLKVEVSKGLITVSGGTVSEPDADKNKSALVSGHTLAKL; via the exons ATGCATCGCCATTCGCTCAAGCACCTGAAGTTTCTTTCCCAAAAAATGTCTGTGGCACGGACACTGACGACCTTGTCCGTCCGGCGGGGCGAGCGCGAGCTCGTGGCGCCGGCGAGGCCCACGCCCTACGAGTTCAAGGTGCTCTCCGACATCGACGACCAGGAGGTCCTCCGTTTCTACCGCTCCGGCGCTTTCTTCTACCGCGGCGACGCCTCCAAGTCCGGCATTGACCCGGCGAAGGCCATCAAGTCGGCTATCTCGGAGGCGCTCGTGCACTACTACCCTCTCGCCGGCCGGTTCCGGGAGCTCCAGCCGACGAGGAAGCTCGTGGTCGAGTGCACGGGCGAGGGCGTCGTGTTCGTCGAGGCGGACGCCAACGTCCGGATGGAAGACTTTGGAGACTCAGTGGCGCCGCCGGTGCCGTGTTACGATGAGCTGTTGCCCGAGCAGGAGAGCGCGACCGCCGTTGTCGTCGACCGGCCTTTGCTCTTTGCTCAGGTGACGCGGCTGACGTGCGGCGGCTTCGTCTTCGGGTTCCAGATATGCCACTGCATCGCCGACGGCCCGGGGATCGTGCAGTTCCTGACGGCGCTGACGGAGTTCACCCGCGGCGTGCCGGGCGCGCCGACC CTGTGCCGGAGGCCCCTCGGCGAGGCGCTGCGGCTGCTGCTGGAGGCCAAGGCACGGGCGGAGCAGGAAGGGTACGTGCAGTCGGTGGCCGGCTTCAACGCGGCGCACAGGAGGCCGGCGTTCCCCAAGGCCCGGACGTACCTCATCTCGGACATGACCCAGGGGGGGATGATGGCGGTGGACTTCGGGTGGGGCACGCCGGTGTACGGAGGCCCGGCGACGATCATTCTGGCCACGTTCCATCTGGAGGGGAGGAACGAGGCCGGTGAGGCAGGCGTCAACGTGCCGACGAGGTTGCCGGTGCTGGCGCTGGAGCGGCTGAAGGTGGAGGTGAGCAAGGGGCTCATTACGGTCAGCGGTGGGACTGTCAGTGAACCTGATGCGGACAAGAACAAGTCAGCCTTGGTTTCTGGTCACACTCTCGCAAAGCTGTAG